ATCCTGTTCGATGCACGCGAAGCCATCGACTTGCCCGCGCATCGCCGCCGCCTGGGCTATGTGTTTCAGGATGGCCGGCTCTTTCCCCATCTCCGTGTGCGGGCAAACCTGCTTTACGGGTATCGGTTGGCGAGGCCGCAGGACCGGTGGATGTCATTGGAAGAGGTTGTGTCCTTCCTTGGCGTCGGACATCTGCTCGACCGCTGGCCAAACGGACTTTCGGGTGGAGAAGCGCAGCGCGTAGCCATCGGCCGTGCGCTGTTGTCAGGCGCCCGCGCGCTGCTGCTGGACGAGCCGCTCGCTTCGATCGATCCCGCTCGCCGGGGAGAGATCATGGATGTCATCCTGCGGATTCGCGACGAACTGGGTCTTCCAATCGTCTATGTCACGCATAATCCTGCGGAAGCCGACCGCCTCGCCACACATCGGGTCGAAATCACCCCTTCATCTCTATGATGGCGATCAGGCCGCCATCCTCCGCATTGACGAGCCGAACCGACCCTTCGAATGTCAGCGCTAGCGACCGTGCAATGGTAAGGCCAATCCCGGTGCCGGGCCGGCCGCCCG
This region of Sphingobium sp. MI1205 genomic DNA includes:
- a CDS encoding ATP-binding cassette domain-containing protein, with the translated sequence MSFDVDVKKTLGHYVVDARFTAPAGLTVLSGPSGVGKTSVLNMMAGLLKPDEGRVSIGGDILFDAREAIDLPAHRRRLGYVFQDGRLFPHLRVRANLLYGYRLARPQDRWMSLEEVVSFLGVGHLLDRWPNGLSGGEAQRVAIGRALLSGARALLLDEPLASIDPARRGEIMDVILRIRDELGLPIVYVTHNPAEADRLATHRVEITPSSL